One genomic region from Rosa rugosa chromosome 1, drRosRugo1.1, whole genome shotgun sequence encodes:
- the LOC133726813 gene encoding aspartokinase 2, chloroplastic-like isoform X1, whose product MAALHFCGLKTLSPGSSSERALALWSQPQRLRFANSVASSCGFYCPSGRNVSSSSTSRSSRVLRVSCEGGIVDVLDKKDQGNQGVAENDKQLTCVMKFGGSSVASAERMREVAHLILSFPQERPVIVLSAMGKTTNKLLLAGEKAVSCGVTNVSTIDELSFVKELHFRTVEELGVDGSIISPHLEELEQLLKGIAMMKEMTPRTKDYLVSFGECMSTRLFAAYLNKIGVKARQYDAFEMGIITTDDFTNADILEATYPAVAKRLHGDWTCDPAIPIVTGFLGKGWRSCAVTTLGRGGSDLTATTIGKALGLREIQVWKDVDGVLTCDPNIYPRAEPVPYLTFDEAAELAYFGAQVLHPQSMRPAREGDIPVRVKNSYNPKAPGTVITHARDMSKAVLTSIVLKRNVTMLDIVSTRMLGQYGFLAKVFTTFEDLGISVDVVATSEVSISLTLDPSKLWSRELIQQASELDHVVEELEKIAVVNLLQHRSIISLIGNVQKSSLILEKAFRVLRTIGVNVQMISQGASKVNISLVVNDNEAEQCVRALHQTFFEGNFTEVECESTNGSATSA is encoded by the exons ATGGCCGCCTTGCATTTTTGTGGGCTTAAAACTCTGAGCCCTGGATCATCATCAGAGAGAGCTTTAGCATTATGGTCTCAGCCTCAGCGGCTCCGTTTTGCCAATTCCGTGGCTTCCAGTTGTGGGTTTTATTGTCCAAGTGGAAGAAATGTTTCTTCTTCGAGTACGAGTAGGAGTAGTAGAGTTTTGCGAGTCAGTTGCGAGGGAGGAATTGTAGATGTTCTTGACAAGAAAGATCAAGGCAACCAAGGTGTTGCCGAAAATGACAAACAATTGACGTGTGTCATGAAGTTTGGTGGATCTTCAGTGGCCTCCGCCGAGAGAATGAGGGAGGTTGCTCATCTTATACTCAGCTTCCCGCAAGAGAGGCCTGTCATTGTTCTATCTGCCATGGGAAAGACGACCAACAAACTTTTACTG GCAGGAGAAAAGGCTGTCAGTTGCGGTGTTACCAATGTATCTACTATTGACGAGTTGAGCTTTGTCAAAGAATTGCATTTCAG GACTGTGGAAGAGCTTGGAGTGGATGGCTCTATCATTTCAC CACACCTGGAGGAGCTGGAACAACTTCTTAAGGGAATCGCTATGATGAAAGAGATGACTCCACGGACAAAAGATTATTTGGTTTCATTTGGGGAGTGCATGTCCACAAGGCTATTTGCAGCTTATTTGAATAAGATTGGTGTGAAAGCGCGCCAG TATGATGCCTTTGAAATGGGTATTATAACAACAGATGACTTCACAAATGCTGACATTTTAGAGGCTACTTATCCGGCTGTTGCAAAGAGGTTACATGGTGATTGGACATGTGATCCCGCTATTCCAATTGTCACTGGCTTCTTGGGGAAG GGGTGGAGATCATGTGCAGTGACCACGCTGGGTAGAGGTGGTAGTGATTTGACAGCTACAACCATTGGTAAAGCACTTGGGTTGCGGGAAATACAG GTGTGGAAGGATGTTGATGGTGTTTTGACATGTGATCCTAACATATACCCACGTGCAGAACCTGTACCTTATTTGACATTTGACGAGGCTGCTGAACTTGCTTATTTTGGTGCCCAG GTCTTGCATCCACAGTCTATGAGACCAGCTAGAGAAGGTGATATTCCTGTGAGGGTTAAAAATTCTTACAACCCCAAAGCTCCAGGTACCGTCATCACTCATGCAAGAGATATGAGCAAG GCTGTACTGACCAGCATCGTATTGAAAAGGAATGTGACCATGTTGGATATTGTTAGCACTCGCATGCTTGGTCAATATGGTTTTCTTGCTAAG GTATTTACAACTTTTGAAGATTTGGGGATATCGGTGGATGTCGTTGCTACCAGTGAAGTCAGTATTTCTTTGACATTGGACCCATCAAAACTTTGGAGCAGAGAGCTTATTCAGCAGGCAAGC GAACTTGACCATGTTGTGGAAGAACTGGAGAAAATTGCTGTTGTCAATCTTCTTCAGCACCGATCAATAATATCTCTCATTGGAAATGTGCAGAAATCTTCACTAATATTAGAGAAG GCATTTCGGGTTCTTCGAACAATTGGAGTCAACGTTCAGATGATCTCTCAGGGTGCATCCAAG GTTAATATCTCTTTGGTTGTAAACGACAATGAAGCAGAACAGTGTGTTAGAGCTCTCCACCAGACATTCTTTGAGGGTAATTTTACGGAGGTAGAATGTGAATCCACGAATGGCTCTGCCACCTCTGCGTAA
- the LOC133726814 gene encoding sialyltransferase-like protein 1, with amino-acid sequence MRGQKGGLNSSSSRRPSTVLYLVFAAAFFSLLVFAIQTSFFAQSDSSSSSSSASVKLDLNTQQDIRTLSQFQSTVQQCVANRGLGLTADVVDHCNLILKYPQGTNSTWYNAQFKVFEPLQYKFNVCEALLLWEQYRNMTTVLTREYLDVRPKGWEDYAPQRIAQLGTKNCYNKTICEEHLNLILPAKPPFHPRQFRTCAVVGNSGDLLKTEFGKEIDAHDAVIRDNEAPVNEKYAKYVGLKRNFRLVVRGAARNMVAILNGSDDEVLIIKSVTHKDFNAMIKSIPNPVYLFQGIVLRRGAKGTGMKSIELALSMCDIVDMYGFTVDPGYTEWTRYFSTPRKGHNPLQGRAYYQLLECLGVIRIHSPMRSKRKQGWSDIPSREMIGRAHAAALRLKRGQDGDLGQFGSCKVSGNVDPDKIGPVSGSADMSDVRKSSNYSKWEVLPFESLRKEAQDHYNQMEGVSLYKMDGNKLDDLVCVRHSSKSAVY; translated from the exons ATGAGAGGTCAGAAGGGAGGGTTGAATAGCAGCAGCAGCAGGCGACCCAGCACCGTTCTGTACCTGGTTTTCGCTGCCgcattcttctctctcctcgtcTTCGCCATCCAGACCTCTTTCTTCGCTCAATCtgattcctcttcctcttcctcttccgctTCAG TTAAGTTAGATCTCAATACTCAGCAAGATATTCGCACTTTATCCCAATTTCAGTCCACTGTGCAGCAATGCGTG GCAAACAGAGGGCTTGGTCTTACTGCAGATGTTGTTGACCACTGCAATCTGATTCTCAAGTATCCACAAGGAACTAACAGCACCTGG TACAATGCGCAGTTTAAAGTTTTTGAACCATTACAGTACAAGTTCAATGTTTGTGAGGCACTCTTATTGTGGGAGCAG TACCGTAACATGACTACAGTATTGACAAGGGAGTATCTAGATGTTCGCCCTAAAGGATGGGAAGACTACGCACCACAAAGGATAGCGCAATT GGGAACCAAAAATTGCTACAATAAGACAATTTGTGAGGAACACCTTAATTTGATACTGCCGGCAAAGCCACCTTTCCATCCTCGCCAATTCCGTACATGTGCAGTTGTTGGAAATTCAGGAGATCTTTTGAAAACAGAGTTTGGAAAAGAAATTGATGCCCATGATGCTGTAATAAGAGACAATGAGGCTCCTGTTAATGAG AAATATGCCAAGTATGTTGGTCTCAAGAGGAATTTTCGCCTTGTTGTGAGGGGTGCTGCTCGTAACATGGTTGCCATTCTAAATGGGTCTG ATGATGAGGTACTCATAATCAAGAGTGTTACACATAAAGACTTCAATGCAATGATCAAG AGTATTCCAAATCCAGTGTATCTTTTTCAAGGTATTGTGCTCCGCAGAGGTGCCAAAGGAACTGGAATGAAATCCATAGAACTAGCACTATCTATGTGTGACATTGTTGACATGTATGGTTTCACTGTTGATCCTGGCTATACTGAATG GACACGTTACTTCTCTACACCTAGGAAAGGGCACAATCCACTTCAAGGAAGGGCATACTACCAGCTCCTAGAGTGCCTTGGT GTCATCAGAATTCATTCTCCAATGAGATCTAAGAGGAAGCAAGGCTGGTCAGATATACCTAGTCGAGAAATGATAGGCAGAGCTCATGCAGCAGCCTTGCGTTTAAAGAGGGGTCAAGATGGTGATTTGGGACAGTTTGGTAGTTGTAAGGTGTCGGGTAATGTGGACCCTGACAAAATTGGGCCTGTCTCAGGATCTGCAGACATGAGTGATGTAAGAAAGTCTTCAAATTACAGTAAGTGGGAAGTCTTACCCTTTGAGAGTCTGAGGAAGGAAGCGCAGGACCACTATAATCAAATGGAAGGTGTGTCTCTATACAAAATGGATGGCAACAAGTTAGATGATCTAGTATGTGTGAGGCATTCCTCAAAATCAGCTGTCTACTGA
- the LOC133726813 gene encoding aspartokinase 2, chloroplastic-like isoform X2 — protein sequence MAALHFCGLKTLSPGSSSERALALWSQPQRLRFANSVASSCGFYCPSGRNVSSSSTSRSSRVLRVSCEGGIVDVLDKKDQGNQGVAENDKQLTCVMKFGGSSVASAERMREVAHLILSFPQERPVIVLSAMGKTTNKLLLAGEKAVSCGVTNVSTIDELSFVKELHFRTVEELGVDGSIISPHLEELEQLLKGIAMMKEMTPRTKDYLVSFGECMSTRLFAAYLNKIGVKARQYDAFEMGIITTDDFTNADILEATYPAVAKRLHGDWTCDPAIPIVTGFLGKGWRSCAVTTLGRGGSDLTATTIGKALGLREIQVWKDVDGVLTCDPNIYPRAEPVPYLTFDEAAELAYFGAQVLHPQSMRPAREGDIPVRVKNSYNPKAPGTVITHARDMSKAVLTSIVLKRNVTMLDIVSTRMLGQYGFLAKVFTTFEDLGISVDVVATSEVSISLTLDPSKLWSRELIQQELDHVVEELEKIAVVNLLQHRSIISLIGNVQKSSLILEKAFRVLRTIGVNVQMISQGASKVNISLVVNDNEAEQCVRALHQTFFEGNFTEVECESTNGSATSA from the exons ATGGCCGCCTTGCATTTTTGTGGGCTTAAAACTCTGAGCCCTGGATCATCATCAGAGAGAGCTTTAGCATTATGGTCTCAGCCTCAGCGGCTCCGTTTTGCCAATTCCGTGGCTTCCAGTTGTGGGTTTTATTGTCCAAGTGGAAGAAATGTTTCTTCTTCGAGTACGAGTAGGAGTAGTAGAGTTTTGCGAGTCAGTTGCGAGGGAGGAATTGTAGATGTTCTTGACAAGAAAGATCAAGGCAACCAAGGTGTTGCCGAAAATGACAAACAATTGACGTGTGTCATGAAGTTTGGTGGATCTTCAGTGGCCTCCGCCGAGAGAATGAGGGAGGTTGCTCATCTTATACTCAGCTTCCCGCAAGAGAGGCCTGTCATTGTTCTATCTGCCATGGGAAAGACGACCAACAAACTTTTACTG GCAGGAGAAAAGGCTGTCAGTTGCGGTGTTACCAATGTATCTACTATTGACGAGTTGAGCTTTGTCAAAGAATTGCATTTCAG GACTGTGGAAGAGCTTGGAGTGGATGGCTCTATCATTTCAC CACACCTGGAGGAGCTGGAACAACTTCTTAAGGGAATCGCTATGATGAAAGAGATGACTCCACGGACAAAAGATTATTTGGTTTCATTTGGGGAGTGCATGTCCACAAGGCTATTTGCAGCTTATTTGAATAAGATTGGTGTGAAAGCGCGCCAG TATGATGCCTTTGAAATGGGTATTATAACAACAGATGACTTCACAAATGCTGACATTTTAGAGGCTACTTATCCGGCTGTTGCAAAGAGGTTACATGGTGATTGGACATGTGATCCCGCTATTCCAATTGTCACTGGCTTCTTGGGGAAG GGGTGGAGATCATGTGCAGTGACCACGCTGGGTAGAGGTGGTAGTGATTTGACAGCTACAACCATTGGTAAAGCACTTGGGTTGCGGGAAATACAG GTGTGGAAGGATGTTGATGGTGTTTTGACATGTGATCCTAACATATACCCACGTGCAGAACCTGTACCTTATTTGACATTTGACGAGGCTGCTGAACTTGCTTATTTTGGTGCCCAG GTCTTGCATCCACAGTCTATGAGACCAGCTAGAGAAGGTGATATTCCTGTGAGGGTTAAAAATTCTTACAACCCCAAAGCTCCAGGTACCGTCATCACTCATGCAAGAGATATGAGCAAG GCTGTACTGACCAGCATCGTATTGAAAAGGAATGTGACCATGTTGGATATTGTTAGCACTCGCATGCTTGGTCAATATGGTTTTCTTGCTAAG GTATTTACAACTTTTGAAGATTTGGGGATATCGGTGGATGTCGTTGCTACCAGTGAAGTCAGTATTTCTTTGACATTGGACCCATCAAAACTTTGGAGCAGAGAGCTTATTCAGCAG GAACTTGACCATGTTGTGGAAGAACTGGAGAAAATTGCTGTTGTCAATCTTCTTCAGCACCGATCAATAATATCTCTCATTGGAAATGTGCAGAAATCTTCACTAATATTAGAGAAG GCATTTCGGGTTCTTCGAACAATTGGAGTCAACGTTCAGATGATCTCTCAGGGTGCATCCAAG GTTAATATCTCTTTGGTTGTAAACGACAATGAAGCAGAACAGTGTGTTAGAGCTCTCCACCAGACATTCTTTGAGGGTAATTTTACGGAGGTAGAATGTGAATCCACGAATGGCTCTGCCACCTCTGCGTAA